The Candidatus Nitrosymbiomonas proteolyticus genome has a segment encoding these proteins:
- a CDS encoding S-methyl-5-thioribose-1-phosphate isomerase: MSSDAAGFRALEWRGEALWLLDQRALPEEERWLELTSWEEVAWAIREMVVRGAPAIGVAAAYGMVLAALKGKDRLKASEGLADARPTAVNLFWALERMAKVEPWTPEAALAEAQAIEAEDVAVNQAIGAVGARALRDPVRILTICNTGSLATAGFGTALGIVRAVHAEGRLQALFACETRPRLQGLRLTAWELLRDGIPFQVIPDGAAGALMAKGEVTAVIVGADRIAANGDTANKIGTYSLAVLAHHHGIPFYVAAPLSTLDPSTSTGKDIPIEERDASEVVEVQGIPMGPRGCPVWNPAFDVTPAKWIAGIITERGMFEPPYAFEQSLGKKDCR; the protein is encoded by the coding sequence GTGAGTAGTGACGCAGCCGGGTTCCGTGCTCTGGAGTGGCGAGGCGAGGCGCTCTGGCTGCTCGATCAGCGCGCGCTTCCCGAGGAGGAGCGGTGGCTCGAACTGACCTCTTGGGAAGAAGTCGCGTGGGCGATTCGGGAGATGGTGGTGCGTGGCGCTCCGGCGATCGGGGTCGCGGCGGCCTATGGAATGGTCCTTGCCGCGCTTAAGGGGAAAGATCGCCTGAAGGCAAGCGAGGGCCTCGCGGACGCCCGTCCGACCGCCGTCAACCTGTTCTGGGCGCTCGAACGGATGGCAAAGGTCGAGCCCTGGACGCCGGAGGCTGCTTTGGCCGAAGCCCAAGCGATCGAGGCCGAGGACGTCGCGGTGAACCAAGCCATTGGGGCTGTGGGAGCTAGGGCGCTCCGCGACCCCGTCCGGATCCTGACGATCTGCAACACGGGATCGCTGGCTACGGCCGGGTTCGGAACGGCGCTCGGCATCGTTCGAGCCGTCCATGCAGAAGGTCGATTGCAGGCGTTGTTCGCTTGCGAAACCCGTCCCCGGCTCCAAGGACTTCGGCTCACGGCTTGGGAACTCCTACGGGACGGCATCCCCTTCCAGGTGATCCCCGATGGCGCAGCCGGCGCTTTGATGGCGAAGGGCGAGGTGACCGCCGTGATCGTCGGCGCGGATCGAATCGCGGCGAACGGCGACACGGCCAACAAGATCGGAACCTACTCGCTCGCGGTTCTTGCCCACCACCACGGAATCCCCTTCTACGTGGCGGCCCCCCTTTCTACCCTTGATCCCAGTACTTCTACCGGAAAAGACATCCCCATCGAAGAAAGGGACGCGAGCGAGGTCGTCGAGGTGCAAGGAATCCCCATGGGACCGCGCGGGTGTCCAGTTTGGAACCCCGCGTTTGACGTTACGCCGGCAAAGTGGATTGCGGGAATCATCACAGAAAGAGGTATGTTCGAACCTCCCTATGCATTTGAACAGTCGTTAGGAAAGAAGGACTGCCGATAA
- a CDS encoding peptide chain release factor N(5)-glutamine methyltransferase, with protein MRHNLRVTLGEWVRAAAARLAEAGIESAHLEAQVLAATALQRPRAWIVAHPEQAIDEGALETLLARRLSREPLAYIVGWREFYGREFLVSPAVLIPRQETETLVEAALETLPSLGGAGLRVLDIGSGSGCVALTLAIERPDCEVVALDLSTDAAEIARQNAAKLGVMSVEFVVGDLFEPLAARRFDLIVTNPPYVSPSDELPPEVFEFEPPQALFSVPTGLEFFERLALEAPSHLVPGGVLLTEIGDGQAERVSALFEEKGWNRVVRQRDLSGTVRVLGFRFRGPA; from the coding sequence TTGCGCCACAATCTCAGGGTGACGTTAGGCGAATGGGTTCGGGCGGCCGCAGCCAGACTCGCGGAGGCGGGGATTGAGTCCGCGCACCTGGAGGCGCAAGTGCTCGCCGCCACGGCGCTCCAACGACCCCGCGCCTGGATCGTTGCGCACCCCGAACAGGCCATCGACGAAGGCGCGCTCGAAACCCTCCTTGCGCGAAGGTTGAGCCGGGAGCCTCTGGCCTACATCGTGGGCTGGAGGGAGTTCTACGGGAGGGAGTTTCTCGTTTCGCCCGCAGTGCTGATTCCCCGCCAAGAGACCGAGACGCTCGTCGAAGCCGCGCTGGAGACCTTGCCTTCCCTCGGGGGCGCGGGGCTGAGAGTTCTCGACATCGGCTCGGGCTCGGGGTGCGTAGCTCTAACGCTAGCGATCGAGCGTCCCGACTGCGAGGTCGTAGCCCTCGACCTTTCGACCGATGCCGCAGAGATCGCGAGGCAAAACGCAGCCAAGCTAGGCGTAATGAGCGTCGAGTTCGTCGTCGGCGACCTCTTCGAACCGCTCGCCGCAAGGAGGTTCGACCTGATCGTCACCAATCCGCCCTACGTTTCCCCAAGCGACGAACTCCCCCCCGAGGTGTTCGAATTCGAGCCGCCCCAAGCCCTCTTTTCAGTGCCCACAGGTCTTGAGTTCTTCGAGCGTCTCGCGTTGGAGGCGCCAAGCCACCTCGTGCCTGGAGGGGTTCTCCTCACGGAGATCGGCGACGGGCAAGCCGAGCGGGTATCGGCCCTCTTTGAGGAGAAGGGCTGGAACAGGGTCGTTCGCCAAAGGGACCTCTCAGGAACGGTTCGCGTGCTGGGTTTCCGCTTTCGGGGGCCCGCGTAG
- a CDS encoding peptide deformylase, with amino-acid sequence MGLKSMHIVVPDEFQYLYEVSPDRPVVKIPAEVLRRTAAPVERITKKTQDLIDRMLRAMKQANGIGLAAPQLGSSVRIVVLAPPGVRPIPLINPEVVSRSGEQVGQEGCLSIPGLYGDVNRALSVEVIGFDRKGRRVGYELEGLPARVAQHEIDHLDGVLFIDLADPATLHWEHPASVQTAAE; translated from the coding sequence ATGGGCCTCAAATCGATGCACATCGTCGTTCCCGATGAGTTCCAATACCTGTATGAGGTTTCGCCTGATCGGCCCGTCGTGAAGATCCCCGCCGAGGTGCTGAGGCGGACCGCCGCGCCGGTCGAGCGCATTACCAAGAAGACACAGGACCTCATCGATCGAATGCTGCGAGCGATGAAGCAAGCGAACGGGATCGGGCTCGCCGCTCCGCAACTCGGGAGTTCGGTACGGATCGTGGTGTTGGCGCCCCCTGGCGTGCGGCCGATCCCCCTCATCAACCCAGAGGTGGTGTCGCGGTCGGGCGAGCAGGTGGGGCAGGAGGGGTGCCTCAGCATTCCCGGACTCTACGGCGATGTGAACCGAGCGTTATCGGTGGAGGTCATCGGATTCGACAGGAAGGGCCGGCGCGTGGGATATGAACTGGAAGGGCTGCCGGCGCGCGTCGCGCAACACGAGATCGACCACCTCGACGGAGTGCTCTTCATCGATCTAGCGGACCCTGCGACGCTCCATTGGGAGCACCCCGCCTCGGTCCAAACGGCAGCCGAATGA
- a CDS encoding methionyl-tRNA formyltransferase translates to MKLVYVGTSRFAVPALLALQPHVCAVVTQPDRPAGRRLHLRPSPVKEAVLGWRVPVLTPESCRNPEFLRAIADLQPTALVVASYGQILPLQLLECAERGGINLHASLLPKLRGAAPIQRCLLQGESETGVTLMQMDRGMDTGDIIAQEATAIKADETASELESRLSRIAASLIEKWISRIAAGDYPRTPQNDRDATYAPKVEKSEAEISFLRPAAEEYRRFRAFTEMPGAFVRTVWGRVKLLEVRPRPDPAAPGEAIRTSPELVVAHSEGALSWLQVAPEGKKRMSGLEFANGYRIQPGMNLLHGKEN, encoded by the coding sequence ATGAAGCTGGTCTATGTGGGTACGAGCCGATTCGCGGTTCCAGCGCTCCTGGCGCTGCAACCTCACGTGTGCGCCGTGGTCACTCAACCCGACCGCCCCGCGGGAAGAAGGCTCCACTTGCGTCCCAGCCCCGTCAAGGAGGCCGTCCTTGGGTGGAGAGTCCCAGTCCTCACCCCAGAGAGTTGCCGGAATCCGGAGTTCTTGCGGGCGATCGCAGACCTTCAGCCGACCGCGCTGGTGGTCGCAAGCTATGGGCAAATCCTCCCCCTACAACTGCTCGAATGCGCGGAGCGCGGCGGGATCAACCTCCACGCGTCGCTCTTACCGAAGTTGCGAGGCGCTGCGCCGATCCAGCGCTGCCTCTTGCAGGGGGAGTCTGAAACCGGCGTGACGCTGATGCAAATGGACCGGGGCATGGACACCGGGGACATCATCGCGCAAGAGGCGACTGCGATCAAGGCCGACGAGACGGCGTCCGAACTCGAGTCGCGCCTCTCGCGGATCGCCGCCAGCCTGATCGAAAAGTGGATCAGCCGCATAGCTGCAGGCGACTACCCGCGCACCCCCCAGAACGACCGCGATGCGACTTACGCGCCGAAGGTGGAGAAGTCGGAGGCTGAAATCAGTTTCTTGCGCCCGGCTGCAGAGGAGTACCGCCGCTTTCGCGCGTTCACCGAAATGCCGGGGGCGTTCGTCCGTACAGTATGGGGCCGCGTAAAGCTCTTGGAGGTGAGACCCCGGCCCGATCCAGCGGCGCCGGGGGAGGCGATTCGGACCTCGCCCGAGCTCGTGGTGGCCCACTCCGAGGGAGCGCTCTCATGGCTCCAGGTGGCTCCTGAAGGTAAAAAGAGAATGTCGGGACTCGAATTCGCCAACGGCTACCGAATCCAACCGGGAATGAACCTACTTCATGGCAAAGAAAACTGA